The Clostridium botulinum BKT015925 genome includes the window TCCCCCATCTTAATTTAAAATACTATACAATGCTATATGTTAAAACAAGACACATAACAAAAATAGGAAAATATATTATTCTTTTATACCCATGTTTGTAAAGTATATATGTTATAAAAATACTTAAAATAGATACTTCATAGAAATAATTATATTGTACCACATTCGGAGTTATTTTTAAAAGCAAATACGTCCCACCATCAATAGCTGTTAATAACGAATATAAAACCTTCGAGAACATATCAAATGCTGTATCACTATTAAAAAATATAACTTCTATATTGCCTATTAATATTACCATGGAATAAATTGGAACTAAAATTAAATTTCCAAGAATAAAAAACATACTTATATTGTTTAAAGTTCCCATGGCATAAGGCATAGAAAACACTTGAGCACTAAGAGTCATACTTAATCCCTCATTAATTTTCGTTGGAAGTTTGTACAAAACTCTTTTAATTTTTTTATTGTACAATATAATTCCCAATGTAGCTAAAAAAGAAAGATTAAATCCTATATCCATTACATAATAAGGTTTCATTATAAGTAATATTATAGCCGCTAAACTAAGTGCTGACAAACTATCATAATTTTTATACACAACCTTAGAAAATTTTAAAACAACTATCATAATATAAGCCCTAATAGTAGCTGCTTTTGCACCAGTAAATATCATATACACAAAAGACATAATTAAAGCTATTTTAATCCCGAAAATACTCTCTAAAATCTTATATACTAATGCTATATGTAAGCCTGACACACTAATTATATGAGATATTCCAAGTCTATTTATTTCATTTTTAGTATCTAAAGATAAGTATTTAGTATCTCCATAACAACAAGCCATAATAATTGATGATTTCTTTATCCCTAATAATTTATTATATTTCTTATAAAGCTTATCTCTAAAAATATATAAACTTTCTATAAAATCTGTCTTTATCTTTTTATAGTCATCAACCTTAAATTCGCCTATTATTCCTCTACTATAATCTTTATTGTCACTAAATTTTCCGCTTACAATTAATCTATTTCCTTCTTTTACATTTTTAAATTTGCCTAATAATATCACCTTTCTTCCTTTGTAATTTCCTATATAACCTCCCTTTTTCTTTTGAATTATTCTAACAGAATTTTTATTAGTGTATAATGTGACATTAAAATATGTATAAAAACTTAAACATCCAACTAGAAAAAAACTTATAATTAATATAAATGATTTTATATCTATAGCCAAAAATAAAACGATAAAAAATAATAGAACTAAACCTATAGCCATTATAACGCTATTTTGTAAAATCATTAAACTAATACAAGCTATGTATACAGATAATGCATAATAAATCAAAGGTCTATCCACTTCATTACAACCTTCCTCATATTTATTGAGATTAATTTATCCATAAAATTACCCTCATATACTAATTTATCCAAATATATGAGGGTATAATCATTATCTATATATTCTATTTTGAATTATCATCTAGTTCTTTTATAAAGTTTATTAAAGGAATTTGAACTAACATTATTCCTATCATTATTTTTGAGTTCACAAACATTTCTTTTAAGATTTCAATACAATTTCCTGTAAATATTTGTACAAACAATATATAAAATATTATATTTAGTACTAATAACATACTAGCTACTCTATTTTTAAATACATTTTTATATTTTATAAAATAAAAACCAAACAATATTGAACTTAAATTTAATACTGTAAATATACTTATATTAGCTAAAGTTATGTTTATATCTTTATTAAAGTTATACATTCCTATACATGCTATTACCTCAAATATTATATAAAACATTATTCCTGAAGAAAATCTATCAAATATAGTTTTATCTATATTTACCTTTTCATAGTTTTTTCCTTCTATATTCTTAGTTTCACTATATATCATAAGAGAAGTTACTATTACCGTCACAAAGTTAGTTAATACTATTTCAGTAAATCCTATAGTTATTCCATTATTTAAAACTGATGAACTTACAACTGAAAGAAACTCAATTACAGTTATTATTAAATTAAATAAGATAATATTTTTTATACCTTTTAACAATTGTCTACTACCTTTTATTAAATTTAATATCCCCTTAAAATCGTTATCTTCTACGTATATGTCTCCCAATTTCTTTGCTATATTAGTACAATTAAACCCTGTAGCTATTCCTACATTAGAAACTTTGAAACTAGGCAAATCCGTAAATCTACTACCAGTAACAGCTAGTTTGTATCCTAGTTTTTTAAATTGATAGCATATCCTACTTTTTATTTTAGAAGATATCTTTGAGTATATACCTACTTTCTCTACAAATTTCTCTAATTCGTCATCATCCATATTATCTATTTCTACACCTGATAATACCATGTCATTTTTATTTAATATTTTCAAACTTTCCCCTATAGATTGGGCAGTAATTTTATTATCATCAGTTATAATTATTGGTTTTATTGCAAGTGACCTACAGTATTCCATATAGTTTATTACATTTTCCTTACAAGGATTTTCAAATCCCATAAGTCCTACAAAAACCAAATTACTTTCTATGTTTTCATTAACACTAGGTTCATAATTAAAATTTCTATAAGCAAATCCAACAACATATAACGATTCCTTTGCCAATGATAAATCAGTTTTTTTAATGTCAATTATATCTTTAGGGGTTATCTCCACCTCAATACCATTTTTCATTATATGAGTGCATCTTTTTATTAATTTATCTACTGCACCTATACTATTAGCTCTATACTTATCTTCTACTTTATTTAAAGTAGTTTTTATTTTTCTTTCATAATCAAATGGTAATTGAAGAATTCTTTCTTGTTCTTGTTCTAAGATATTTTTATTAATAGAATTTTCTTTTCCATATAAAACAAGAGCTCTATCAATAAAATCTCCTTTTTTTATTTTTCCTTCAACATCTAGTCTTGAATCATTACACAAAACACCAATACTTATAATCCTATCTATATTATGTTTATCTTCTTCATTCTCTTCCATTCTAGCTTCTAGTATATTTCCATTTGTATAAATCTTTTTAACAAATGCTCTTTCTTCTGTTATTGAACCTATCTTATTCGCAATCAAAACATCAGTACTAGATAATGTCTCCATAGAAGAAAGTCCACCTAAATTTATACCCTTTCTTTTAGTTTTCTCATATATGATGAAAGAAATTAACATAATGATAATTATCACTTGTATTGGTACCATAATTAAATACCCCAAAGCTATAATTTTAGCATTCACAAGTATGTTAACCTTTTCTAAAAAACTATATATTAAAATTCCAATAAAACTTATTATGAAGATTATTGAAAATGAATTTATTAATTTAACTATCTTATCTTCCAAGAAATTTTTTTCTGACTTATCTTTAATTAGTTCCTTTGTAATATCGCCTATTTGAGTATTTTCTCCTACTTCTACTACTATAGCTTTTGCAGTTCCTTCTATTACAAAAGAAGATCTAAACGCCATATTCCTCATTTCACTAGGTGATATTTCATTATCTTCTATTTTCGTTTCATATTTTTCTACTATACTGTTATCTCCTGTTATAGCTGATTCTTTTATTCTTAAATTATTACACTCAATTAATCTTACATCAGCCGGAACAATATCTCCTTCTTCCAAGTAAACTATATCACCAACTACAAGCTCATCTGCATTTATAGATATAGAACTTCCCTCCCTAATAACTAATGCTTTATCAGGAGTTATCTTTCTAAGATAATTTAATCTATTTTCATTCTTATAATTCCTTAAAGAATAAATAGTAACACAAAACAAAGTTATTATAACCATAAATAGAGCCATTCCAATTTTTAATGCCATAAATAATAACACCGACGTTATAATACCAGATATTGAATATAATTTTATTAACTGTCTCAAAAATAAAATAATAAAACTTTTACTATTTAAATTCAAAGTTTTATTATCCCCAAATTCTTCTCTATTTTCATTGACATTTTCCATAGAAAGTCCATATGTCGTACTACTATTTAATTCTTTTACTACTTCATTCCAACTATAATTATACCAATCCTTCATATAGCACTACCTCATTTTTATTTATTAAAATATATACCATAGTTAATTTTCGTTTAGGTATATTAAATCTTTAATAATAAAAATAATAGTGAGCCTATATAGACTCACTATTTCTAAATTAATATTTATCTTTCGAAAAAGTTTTTAGAGAAATATTTTCTTTCCCCATTATCATCTTCAATTAAGTATAGTACAACATTATTCATTGAAGGCTTAACTTCATATTGAGCTGGTATTTTAACACTTAATAAATCATATGCTTTATCTTTAGTTAAATTAACTACCACACCTAATTCTTCAAAAGTATTTTTCTTAAATACTACTTTTTTAATAGGATTAGGCTCTCTTGTGATTTCTTCCATAAGTTATTCTCCTTTTTCTTTAATTTCTCTTTTAAAATTTAACATACGTAGTATTATATCATTTTTAATAATTTAATTCAAAATTTAAATCATTATAGACTAAATTTTATCTAACTTCTATTTTATCTTTAAATTTTTCTAGTGTTTTATTTCCTATTCTATTGACCTTTGTTATATCCTCAACTGTATTAAATTCTCCATTCTTTTCTCTATAATCTATTATGCTATTAGCGGTAATTTCTCCAACGCCAGGTAATTTCATAAGTTCTTCTTTAGTAGCAGTATTTATATTAATTTTACCCTCTTTAGATGACATTGTCGAATTTGTTTTATTATTATTTTTGTTATTATTTAAAGTATTTCCCTGTAAATTATTTTTATCATTTATAATTATACAATCTTCATCTTTTAACTTCATAGAACAATTTACACTCATTTTATCTGCTTTTTCTGTAAATCCACCTGCTATTTTTACTAAATCATTAACTCTACTTCCATAATTCATTGTATATACATTAGGATTTTTAACTTCTCCCTTTATTTCAACAATTATTTTTTTTAAATTATCATTGTTATTATCTTTCTTATTGGATTTACTCTTATCTACTATAACTTCACTTTTTTGTTTATTATGAATTTTACTACTTTGCGAATATATCTCTTCATCATTAAAATTCTTAGGTTTAGAGAATATATATCCAACAACTAAAAATATTGTACATCCTACTATCATAACTATTGACCCTATAATCTTTTCCTTTTTATCCATGTACCTTCCTCCTAATTAATACCTAATCAATATTAATTAAAATAACTACTAATTAAATTATTGCCACTAATATTTTTTTCATAACAATTCAAATTTATCCATTTATTTGATTATTTCTTTTGATATATACATTTTTTTTTGATATACTATTTCTATAAATAACAGGAGGTACACAATGCGTAAAATAATAACTTTCATATCAATTTTTATAATAGCATTTTGTATAAATGCACATAACACTAAAGCTATAGATACTCCTCCTACTGTATCAGCAGATGGAGTAGTATTAATGGATAAGAATACAGGACAGGTTTTATATTCTAAAAACTTAGATACTCAATATCCTCCTGCATCTACCACAAAAATAATGACTGCACTTTTGACATTAGAAAATTGCAAATTAGATGATGTTGTTACAGTAGGAAAAAATGCTGTAAATGTAGATGGTAGTAAAGTTTACTTATTTGAAGGCGAAAAGCTAACCGTAAAAGATTTATTATATGCTTTACTTTTACAATCTGCTAATGATTCTGCAGTTGCATTATCTGAACATGTTGCAGGCTCTACAAAAGAATTTGTAAATCTTATGAATAAAAAAGCAAAAGAATTAGGTTGCAAAAACACTAACTTTGTAAATCCTCATGGATTATATGATGATAAACATAGAACTACAGCAAGAGACTTAGGATTAATTTTAAGAGAACTTAGTAAGCATGAAGAGTTTAAACAAATTGCTACAACTTCTATGTACTATATAAATCCTACTAATAAAGAAACAAAAAAACGTCCTATATGGAACAAAGATAAATTAATTCAAAAAAACTCTAAATGTTATTATGAGGGATGTGAAGGCGGAAAAACAGGATATACTATTCAATCAAAGCACTCTTTTGTTGCCACTGCTACTCGTAATAATAAAAGTCTTATAGCAGTTCTTCTTCATGATGCAAAGCATACTTATTGGGATGATGTAATAAAGCTATTTGATTATGGTTTTAATAATTATACTAGAGAAACACTTTATAATAAGGATCAAACATTATGTAATTATAATGTAACCAATGATTTAAAGATTCCTATTTTAGCTAGTGAAGATTTTTATTATTTAAAAAGAAAAGATGCAAAAGATGCTCCTAAACTTAAAATAAATGATGAATCTTTAGGTTCTAAATCTTTTAATAAAGGAGATATTATTTTAACAGGCAACATAATATATCAAAATCAAAATTTAGGAAAAGTTAGTTTAGCTAGTGGATCAAATTATTCTTCTAATAAACTTCCAATAAAATCACTATCTAAGCTTTCTGACAAACAAATAAAAGCATTAATGGTATGTATTCCATTATTTATAATTTTAATTATTGGTATAATATTTTCAGTTAAAAGATCTAGAAACAATAATATAAATCATTAAAAAAGTCAGGTATTAACCTGACTTTTATTTTTCACTTAACTTTCTTATTAAGTTTTTCATATCCTCTGGAAGATCACTTTCAAGTTTTAATATCTTCCCATCTTTAGGATGTGGAATTTGTAATTTATACGCATGAAGCGCCTGCCTATCTATATATTGAGGTTCTTCTTCTCCATATAATGAATCTCCATATATAGGATAACCTATACTACTCAAATGTACTCGTATTTGATGTGTTCTTCCTGTTTCCAATGTTAATTCAACTAAACTTGCATTTTTGTATTGTTCTACTACTTTAAATCTAGTAATACTTCTTTGACCTCTTTCATCTATAACCCTTTTTAACGTTCCTTCACCCACTCTATATATTGGCTTATCAATAACTCCACTATCTTCATTTAAATTTCCATGTACAATAGCTAAATATTTTTTTACAAAATCATCTTTCTGCATATCTCTAGAAAGAGCCATATGACTATAAGCATTTTTAGCTATAAGAACAAGCCCCGAAGTATCCATATCTAATCTATTTACAAGCCTTACTATACTATTCTCATTTTTATCATTAAAATAATATAAAACACCATTAGATAAAGTTCCGTTCAAATGTCTTTTAGTTGGATGAACAACTATACCTTTAGGTTTATTTACGACTATAATATCATCATCCTCATATATTATATCTAAATCCATCTTTTCAGGTATAATATCCTGTTCTTCTTTTCTATTTATTTGAAGCTCTACTATATCATCATTTTTTAACATATATGATAATCTTACATTTTCTCCATTTACCTTAATTCGTCCTTCTCTTGCAGCCTTTCTTGTAAATCTACTAGAACATTGGGCTACATTTTTCAAATAGTGACTTAATCTAATTTCTTCGTCTTGAATTTCAACCTTTAATTTTATAATATTATCTTTACTTTCCAAGTATTATTACAACCTCATTTCTTATAAATTATCATTAGCATTCTTATTTTTTATATTCTTGATTTTCTCCTAATATAACAGTTATATCAAATTCATTAGAGCCTTTACTACTCTTCTCAACTGTATCTATATCAAAATCATCTTTAATATTTTCTACATCTTTACTACTAATGCCTTTTCCTATTATAATTCTACTTTTATTAGAACTTTTTGTATTTCCAGTAGAAATATTTTTGTATCCTTTGGATTCTATATATTTTTTATAACTAGATGCAAGTCCTTGTTTTTTAGTACCATTCAATATTTGTATTTTAAAACTTTTACTTTTAACACTATTTGAATTATCATCGCTATTAACTGAATGTACATCTCTTAGCTTACTTAAAATTTCTCTATTCTGATTTTTATTATACACAAAATACGAACCTTTACCTATATATCTTGTACTTCCCTTTAACGTTTCTGTACTTATATTTTCTGCTGTAGCTAATGCATATCCATACTTAAGTATTTCATTTGAAGACATATTAGTTTCAATATACTTTGGTAGAGCCCTAAGTAAACTTGGTATTCTAAATACTATAAATGGACTTTTCATTTTTTCTGTTATTTTTGAAATAAATATATGTTGATTATCAATTCTTCCCAAATCTCCTGTTGCAAGTCCACTTCCATCATTATTTTTTCTCCACCTAAAAAATTCCTCAGCCTTTTTTCCATCTAAATGAACCTCTTCACCTTTTTTAAAATGAATATGTAGGT containing:
- a CDS encoding ComEC/Rec2 family competence protein, translated to MDRPLIYYALSVYIACISLMILQNSVIMAIGLVLLFFIVLFLAIDIKSFILIISFFLVGCLSFYTYFNVTLYTNKNSVRIIQKKKGGYIGNYKGRKVILLGKFKNVKEGNRLIVSGKFSDNKDYSRGIIGEFKVDDYKKIKTDFIESLYIFRDKLYKKYNKLLGIKKSSIIMACCYGDTKYLSLDTKNEINRLGISHIISVSGLHIALVYKILESIFGIKIALIMSFVYMIFTGAKAATIRAYIMIVVLKFSKVVYKNYDSLSALSLAAIILLIMKPYYVMDIGFNLSFLATLGIILYNKKIKRVLYKLPTKINEGLSMTLSAQVFSMPYAMGTLNNISMFFILGNLILVPIYSMVILIGNIEVIFFNSDTAFDMFSKVLYSLLTAIDGGTYLLLKITPNVVQYNYFYEVSILSIFITYILYKHGYKRIIYFPIFVMCLVLTYSIV
- a CDS encoding cation-transporting P-type ATPase; translated protein: MKDWYNYSWNEVVKELNSSTTYGLSMENVNENREEFGDNKTLNLNSKSFIILFLRQLIKLYSISGIITSVLLFMALKIGMALFMVIITLFCVTIYSLRNYKNENRLNYLRKITPDKALVIREGSSISINADELVVGDIVYLEEGDIVPADVRLIECNNLRIKESAITGDNSIVEKYETKIEDNEISPSEMRNMAFRSSFVIEGTAKAIVVEVGENTQIGDITKELIKDKSEKNFLEDKIVKLINSFSIIFIISFIGILIYSFLEKVNILVNAKIIALGYLIMVPIQVIIIIMLISFIIYEKTKRKGINLGGLSSMETLSSTDVLIANKIGSITEERAFVKKIYTNGNILEARMEENEEDKHNIDRIISIGVLCNDSRLDVEGKIKKGDFIDRALVLYGKENSINKNILEQEQERILQLPFDYERKIKTTLNKVEDKYRANSIGAVDKLIKRCTHIMKNGIEVEITPKDIIDIKKTDLSLAKESLYVVGFAYRNFNYEPSVNENIESNLVFVGLMGFENPCKENVINYMEYCRSLAIKPIIITDDNKITAQSIGESLKILNKNDMVLSGVEIDNMDDDELEKFVEKVGIYSKISSKIKSRICYQFKKLGYKLAVTGSRFTDLPSFKVSNVGIATGFNCTNIAKKLGDIYVEDNDFKGILNLIKGSRQLLKGIKNIILFNLIITVIEFLSVVSSSVLNNGITIGFTEIVLTNFVTVIVTSLMIYSETKNIEGKNYEKVNIDKTIFDRFSSGIMFYIIFEVIACIGMYNFNKDINITLANISIFTVLNLSSILFGFYFIKYKNVFKNRVASMLLVLNIIFYILFVQIFTGNCIEILKEMFVNSKIMIGIMLVQIPLINFIKELDDNSK
- a CDS encoding helix-hairpin-helix domain-containing protein, with the protein product MDKKEKIIGSIVMIVGCTIFLVVGYIFSKPKNFNDEEIYSQSSKIHNKQKSEVIVDKSKSNKKDNNNDNLKKIIVEIKGEVKNPNVYTMNYGSRVNDLVKIAGGFTEKADKMSVNCSMKLKDEDCIIINDKNNLQGNTLNNNKNNNKTNSTMSSKEGKININTATKEELMKLPGVGEITANSIIDYREKNGEFNTVEDITKVNRIGNKTLEKFKDKIEVR
- a CDS encoding D-alanyl-D-alanine carboxypeptidase family protein, with the translated sequence MRKIITFISIFIIAFCINAHNTKAIDTPPTVSADGVVLMDKNTGQVLYSKNLDTQYPPASTTKIMTALLTLENCKLDDVVTVGKNAVNVDGSKVYLFEGEKLTVKDLLYALLLQSANDSAVALSEHVAGSTKEFVNLMNKKAKELGCKNTNFVNPHGLYDDKHRTTARDLGLILRELSKHEEFKQIATTSMYYINPTNKETKKRPIWNKDKLIQKNSKCYYEGCEGGKTGYTIQSKHSFVATATRNNKSLIAVLLHDAKHTYWDDVIKLFDYGFNNYTRETLYNKDQTLCNYNVTNDLKIPILASEDFYYLKRKDAKDAPKLKINDESLGSKSFNKGDIILTGNIIYQNQNLGKVSLASGSNYSSNKLPIKSLSKLSDKQIKALMVCIPLFIILIIGIIFSVKRSRNNNINH
- a CDS encoding RluA family pseudouridine synthase, with amino-acid sequence MESKDNIIKLKVEIQDEEIRLSHYLKNVAQCSSRFTRKAAREGRIKVNGENVRLSYMLKNDDIVELQINRKEEQDIIPEKMDLDIIYEDDDIIVVNKPKGIVVHPTKRHLNGTLSNGVLYYFNDKNENSIVRLVNRLDMDTSGLVLIAKNAYSHMALSRDMQKDDFVKKYLAIVHGNLNEDSGVIDKPIYRVGEGTLKRVIDERGQRSITRFKVVEQYKNASLVELTLETGRTHQIRVHLSSIGYPIYGDSLYGEEEPQYIDRQALHAYKLQIPHPKDGKILKLESDLPEDMKNLIRKLSEK
- a CDS encoding LCP family protein, with protein sequence MGSTNKNDPKRTDTMILIHYDKKSKEANAISIPRDTLVKIKGRNSKINAAHATGGVEGAIDAVEKLLDVDIDYYGKINYEGFREVVDAIGGVDVKIENNMNYDDNVQNLHIHFKKGEEVHLDGKKAEEFFRWRKNNDGSGLATGDLGRIDNQHIFISKITEKMKSPFIVFRIPSLLRALPKYIETNMSSNEILKYGYALATAENISTETLKGSTRYIGKGSYFVYNKNQNREILSKLRDVHSVNSDDNSNSVKSKSFKIQILNGTKKQGLASSYKKYIESKGYKNISTGNTKSSNKSRIIIGKGISSKDVENIKDDFDIDTVEKSSKGSNEFDITVILGENQEYKK